One genomic segment of Plasmodium vinckei vinckei genome assembly, chromosome: PVVCY_03 includes these proteins:
- a CDS encoding DEAD/DEAH helicase, putative, translating into MIGNFDNKTLEDDSTNYNIPLCHKNEKDVSLNLNESNHFNGSESQNEKQDKINIIGKSKMNKSSHRIETNINNTIEKENELDISKYVYLSEHLQIRKDKHISMSSSLNKYINDNINFIRNFTESNKSLEVSKKAISKQFIDIGIKIRFLLYRDKIKKYRKYKKKCEEKNAMKLKRVGNNVNALYEKKNVDLENVVTSKNSKIANNCGYDSNCSESSCLLSDSSIENGKKVPKNVEGKDYRIPKNFGFNEKELHTIKRLEKNKNKYFEYLNNMYIKYAMLNNMNISYFQNIQNIVNKNVSDINITSKLDDEMKNIRQFFSNEKNAKNIERNQNLLRTDILNAMFGFNIISDTQCMKIPIKHLNREHEYKHKESSVENVSLHEQDTISKNIDKEQNPFLPKLRNAKKGKEVVAKSRNNNVVKKIENVVDESKKTKIGEYIHGLQKKNYKMNGKIKSLKQYILLNNWKEFKNHNIYINMIDRQKKENEKLFANLCYDQMNYIKEKKQIILEKEEKERLKLLRENNMDEYIKLIKNVKNKRIQELLDVTDKFLNTMSHSVLYQKGEPASTLSTTSKESTNAREKYYDVAHTIKKKITEQPSILVGGNLMKYQLEGLEWLVSLHNNNLNGILADEMGLGKTVQTISLFAYLKELEVCSTTNSFDMDSKIGKNLIIVPLSTLPNWTNEFEKWCPSLNVIIYKGNKNERKDISRILLEENYDICLTTFDIIIREKNILGKISWNYIIIDEGHRIKNDKSKLHSILSLFISKHRILLTGTPLQNNMTELWALLNFILPKIFSSSSNFEEWFSLPLCNEKNVYGSMTEEEELLIINRLHTILLPFMLRRLKKDVLEFLPKKYEYNIYVQLSLYQKLLYKQIEEKSFKQVNSDGTVNTKSFQNTIMQLRKIVNHPFLFTYNYDINDSIIKSSGKFEVLDRMLPKLIKFKHKILLFCQMTRVMDILCDYFELRRYKYHRLDGSVSLSDRRQIIDNFNESKSVNNCKEIDHNNVNPLPGQELDTDEAMIFILSTRSGSLGLNLQAADTVIIFDSDFNPHQDIQAMCRCHRIGQKSVVKVFRFITLSSVEELIFQRAKDKLNINDKVIQAGLFNKIYDDNDRQTKLKNIIKKNQKYDTTLHPTNPIMLNEYMSRTPEELEYFLNFDRNYFGEDLFELLQSMRQKEIQKSQFRYISEDEEDDANLSNADVADVADADVDDGGGDDNASLDEADQIEKILIKSNKLVNEADLPVHLFCEDIVEEPEINFKRTRKVINYNLMYEEELTEDQFCELIDPDSSQPLSQNNSNDPIEIQDCIENEHMSDVELLENQMDDVVLLDKKKKKEEDNRENEITDIENIYLEEDQRKDEYELDNQDKQTDVEREENVIKKRKGDEKNVNNFEKNYSEISEVLNMLNISTKLQDEKKNRENKKRKKINENEM; encoded by the coding sequence ATGATCGGAAATTTCGATAATAAAACTTTAGAGGATGATTCAACAAATTACAACATACCCCTTTgtcataaaaatgaaaaagatgtATCTTTAAACCTAAATGAGTCTAACCATTTCAATGGTTCAGAAAgtcaaaatgaaaaacaagataaaataaatattataggGAAAAgcaaaatgaataaatctTCTCATAGAAttgaaacaaatataaataatacaattgaaaaagaaaatgaattgGACATATCTAagtatgtatatttaagtGAGCATTTACAAATACGTAAAGATAAACATATTTCTATGAGTTCatcattaaataaatatataaatgataatataaattttattagaaATTTTACAGAAAGTAATAAATCATTGGAAGTTTCAAAAAAAGCTATATCAAAACAATTTATTGACATAGGGATAAAAATACGATTTTTACTTTATAgagataaaattaaaaaatatagaaaatacaaaaaaaaatgtgaagaaaaaaatgcaatgaaattaaaaagggtaggaaataatgtaaatgcgttatatgaaaaaaagaatgtaGATTTAGAAAATGTTGTTACAtctaaaaattcaaaaattgCAAACAATTGTGGATATGACTCTAACTGTTCAGAAAGTAGCTGCCTACTATCTGACTCATCAATAGAAAATGGAAAGAAAGTAccaaaaaatgtagaagGTAAAGATTATCGAATTCCAAAGAATTTTGGTTTTAATGAAAAGGAATTACATACTATTAAAAgattggaaaaaaataaaaataaatactttgaatatttaaataatatgtatataaaatatgcaatgcttaataatatgaacatttcttattttcaaaatatacaaaatattgttaataaaaatgtttccgatattaatataacaaGTAAGTTGGACGatgaaatgaaaaatattagacaatttttttcaaatgaaaaaaatgctaaaaatattgaaagaAATCAAAACCTATTAAGAACagatattttaaatgcAATGTTTGGATTTAACATAATTAGTGATACACAATGCATGAAAATCCCTATCAAACATTTAAATCGTGAGCatgaatataaacataaagaAAGTTCAGTGGAAAATGTTTCTCTACATGAACAAGACACTATctctaaaaatattgataaaGAGCAAAACCCGTTTTTGCCAAAGCTTagaaatgcaaaaaaaggaaaagaaGTTGTCGCAAAAAGTAGAAATAACAatgttgtaaaaaaaatagaaaacgTTGTTGATGAGagtaaaaaaacaaaaataggtgaatatatacatgggttgcaaaaaaaaaattataaaatgaatggaaaaataaaaagtttaaaacaatatatattgctAAACAATTGGAAAGAGTTTAAaaatcataatatatatataaatatgatagatcgtcaaaaaaaagaaaatgaaaaattatttgcaaatttatgttatgatcaaatgaattatataaaagagaaaaaacaaataattttagaaaaggaagaaaaagaaagattaaaattgttaagAGAAAACAATATGgatgaatatattaaattaattaaaaatgtaaaaaataaaagaatacAAGAATTATTAGATGTAACAGATAAATTTCTGAATACTATGTCTCATTCTGTATTGTATCAAAAAGGAGAACCAGCTTCTACTCTTTCTACTACATCTAAAGAATCTACAAATGCtagagaaaaatattatgatgtTGCTCATActattaaaaagaaaattacaGAACAGCCATCTATATTAGTTGGTGGAAATTTAATGAAGTATCAATTAGAGGGACTTGAATGGCTAGTCTCtttacataataataatctaAATGGAATATTAGCAGATGAAATGGGGTTAGGAAAAACAGTACAAACAATAAGTTTGTTTGCTTACCTTAAAGAATTAGAAGTGTGTAGTACAACTAACTCGTTTGATATGGATAGCAAAATTGGAAAAAACTTAATCATCGTTCCGTTGTCCACTTTACCAAACTGGACAAatgaatttgaaaaatggTGTCCATCTTTAAatgttataatttataaaggaaataaaaatgaaagaaaagATATTAGTAGAATATTGTTAgaagaaaattatgatatttgtttaactacatttgatattataattagagaaaaaaatatattaggaAAAATATCTtggaattatataataatagatGAAGGACATAGAATAAAGAATGATAAATCTAAACTTCATTCTAttctttcattatttattagtaaACATCGTATATTATTGACTGGTACCcctttacaaaataatatgactGAATTATGGGctcttttaaattttatactaccaaaaatattttcttcttcatcaAACTTTGAAGAATGGTTTTCACTTCCATTatgtaatgaaaaaaatgtttatggATCTATGACTGAAGAAGAGGAATTACTTATTATTAATCGGTTGCATACTATACTCTTACCTTTTATGCTTAGACGTTTGAAAAAAGATGTGCTTGAATTTTTacctaaaaaatatgaatataatatatatgtacaattatcattatatcaaaaattattatacaaaCAGATTGAAGAAAAAAGTTTTAAACAAGTTAATTCTGACGGTACAGTAAATACAAAATCATTTCAAAATACTATAATGCAATTACGTAAAATTGTTAAtcatccatttttatttacatacaATTATGATATTAATGATAGCATAATAAAATCAAGTGGTAAGTTTGAAGTACTTGATAGGATGTTACCgaaattgataaaatttaaacataaaatattattgttttgtCAAATGACAAGAGTAATGGATATACTTTGTGATTATTTTGAACTTCGACGATATAAATATCATAGACTTGATGGTAGTGTCAGTTTATCAGATCGTAGACAAATTATCgacaattttaatgaatCAAAATCGGTGAATAATTGTAAAGAAATTGATCATAACAATGTCAATCCTTTACCAGGCCAAGAATTAGATACTGATGAAGCTATGATATTTATACTTTCCACGAGATCTGGAAGTTTAGGACTCAACTTACAAGCAGCAGATACtgtaattatatttgataGCGACTTTAATCCTCATCAAGATATTCAAGCAATGTGTCGATGCCACAGAATAGGCCAAAAAAGTGTCGTCAAAGTTTTTCGATTTATTACTCTTTCAAGTGTAGAggaattaatttttcaaaggGCAAAAGATAAACtcaatataaatgataaagtTATACAAGCAggattatttaataaaatatatgatgacAATGATAgacaaacaaaattaaaaaatattattaaaaaaaatcaaaaatatgACACTACTCTCCATCCAACAAATCCTATCATGCTCAATGAATATATGAGTAGAACTCCAGAGGAACTCGAATATTTTCTTAACTTTGATCGAAACTATTTTGGTGAAGACCTCTTCGAACTCTTGCAGTCCATGCGCCAGAAGGAGATCCAAAAGTCCCAGTTCCGCTACATCAGTGAGGATGAGGAGGATGATGCCAACCTTAGCAATGCTGATGTTGCTGATGTTGCTGATGCTGACGTTGACGATGGTGGGGGTGATGACAATGCTTCCCTTGACGAAGCTGATCAgattgaaaaaattttgataaaatcGAATAAGCTAGTCAACGAGGCAGATTTGCCGGTCCACCTATTTTGTGAAGACATTGTTGAAGAACctgaaataaattttaagaGAACAAGAAAagtaattaattataatctTATGTATGAAGAAGAGCTAACTGAAGATCAGTTCTGCGAGCTGATCGATCCAGATTCCTCTCAACCATTATCTCAAAATAATTCCAATGACCCTATTGAAATTCAAGACTGTATAGAAAATGAGCATATGAGTGATGTTGAACTTTTAGAAAACCAAATGGACGATGTTGTACTTTTAGAtaagaagaagaagaaagaGGAGGACAATAgggaaaatgaaataaccgacattgaaaatatttatcttGAAGAAGATCAAAGAAAAGATGAATATGAATTGGATAATCAGGATAAACAAACGGATGTGGAAAGAGAAGAAaatgttattaaaaaacgaaaaggagatgaaaaaaatgttaataattttgaaaaaaattattcagAAATTTCTGAAGTGTTAAACAtgttaaatatttcaacaAAATTAcaagatgaaaaaaaaaatagagaaaacaaaaaaagaaaaaaaattaatgagaATGAAATGTGA